In the Aquimarina spinulae genome, ACCTTAAATTGGTATGCCAAATTAAAGGGGTGGACAGCAGTAAAATTGACGAAAAGCTTGAAGTCGTAGGGTTGTTAGATCGAAAAGATAGTAAGTTTAGAACATTCTCTCTCGGAATGAAACAGCGATTAGCTATTGCTTCTGCTTTGCTGAATGATCCCGAAATATTAATTCTTGATGAACCTACTAATGGGTTAGACCCACAAGGGATACATCAAATTCGTGAAATCATCAAAAAAATAGCCTCTAAAGGAACCACTATTCTTTTAGCATCTCACCTACTCGACGAAGTAGAAAAAGTTTGTAGCCATGTAGTGATTATACGAAAAGGCGTGAAACTGTATTCTGGACGTGTAGATGAAATGAATGCGAGTTACGGGTTTTTCGAATTAAAAAGTGATCAAAAATCTACATTAACAGAGTGGTTATCTAAGCATAATGATTTTAAAAATTTCAAAGAAGAAGATGGAAAAATAATTGCATTTTTAGCACACGAGCTGGATGCAGAAAGTCTTAACAGGCAACTATTTAAAGAGGGAATAGTTCTTACACACCTTGTGAAACGAAAAGAAAGTCTCGAAGAACAATTCTTACAATTAACCAACAATTTAAACTAAAGCCATGTTACGACTACTAAATATAGAATTTCAAAAACTAAAATATAACAAAGCCGCAAAGGTAATTACGATAACGTACTTTATATTAATAACCTTTATCGCTTTAATCGCATCTATAGAATTTAATTTTGCCGGTGTAAAATTTAGAATAGCCGATCAGGGGATTTTCAATTTCCCATATATATGGCATTTTAATACGTATATAGCTGCATGGTCTAAGCTATTTTTGGCTATTGTTATTGTTTCTATGATGGCCAATGAATACAGTCATCGAACCTTAAAACAAAATCTAATCGACGGGCTAAGTAAAAAAGAATTCATTAGTTCTAAGTTTCTAACCGTTGGTGTCTTTGCCTTGATCTCTACCCTATTTTTATTCGTAGTATCTATGATTTTGGGATTAAGCTTCTCTGATTATAATGAGTTTTCTATCATATTCTCTGACCTGGAATATGTTCTAGCGTATTTCATAAAACTAATTGGTTTTTTTGCTTTTTGTATGTTCCTCGGGATTTTTGTAAAGCG is a window encoding:
- a CDS encoding ABC transporter permease — its product is MLRLLNIEFQKLKYNKAAKVITITYFILITFIALIASIEFNFAGVKFRIADQGIFNFPYIWHFNTYIAAWSKLFLAIVIVSMMANEYSHRTLKQNLIDGLSKKEFISSKFLTVGVFALISTLFLFVVSMILGLSFSDYNEFSIIFSDLEYVLAYFIKLIGFFAFCMFLGIFVKRSAFALGFLFIWWVVENIIFALLKFKLFRGTEIADNIVQFFPLESMATLINEPFTRLNFIQSAASQLGETFQRDYTVHWYEILIVLVWTVVFIYLSYYLLKKRDL
- a CDS encoding ABC transporter ATP-binding protein, giving the protein MENILTLNNLTKKFGALTAVKDLSFTIKKGNVYGILGPNGSGKSTTLGIVLNVVNSTSGEFIWFDGNTSTHDALKKVGAIIERPNFYPYMTAAQNLKLVCQIKGVDSSKIDEKLEVVGLLDRKDSKFRTFSLGMKQRLAIASALLNDPEILILDEPTNGLDPQGIHQIREIIKKIASKGTTILLASHLLDEVEKVCSHVVIIRKGVKLYSGRVDEMNASYGFFELKSDQKSTLTEWLSKHNDFKNFKEEDGKIIAFLAHELDAESLNRQLFKEGIVLTHLVKRKESLEEQFLQLTNNLN